The sequence CTGCTATTTCTAAACTTTCTGATGAAGAAAAGGACAGCCTAAAAGCTGACTTGGAAAAAGTAGTAACGGATAAGGGATATACCATTCAAATGGAAGCAATGGACAGTTCTGCGTCACCATTTATTATTACAGAGCCTGAGTTTATGAGAAGGATGAAGGAGATGCAACAAACCGGTGACGGTGGCGGAATGTTTGGAATGGGCAATATGCCAGAAATGTACAATCTTATTGTAAACACCAATCATGAATTGGTTGGTGAAATATTAAATACCAAAACCGCCAAAAAACGTGAGCGATTGATCAATCAATCCCTAGATTTGGCGCGCTTGTCCAAAGGGTTGTTAAAAGGAGAAGAACTTACCAATTTCATTTCGCGCAGTTATGAGATGATAAAATAAGTTCAAACCCATAAATTTTAATTAAAGGCAGGTCATATGACCTGCCTTTCTTATTTTTATCTAAATGGAGAACCTTTGGCATCTTTATGTAATGGCCGGTATGTATATAATTGCAGGCATTGCTCATTTTATTTATCCAATGGCCTATCTGCGCATAATGCCCAGATATCTGCCAAACCACAGACTTTTAGTGCTGTTAAGTGGCGGTATTGAAATTGTTTTGGGCATTGCACTTTGTTTTGAGCAAACAAAGAACATGAGTATTTATGCTATCATAGCAATGCTTCTTGTTTTCTTACTGGTTCACTTTTACATGTTATCCGGTGAAAAAGAAAGCGCTGGAATACCCAAATGGATTCTTATACTTAGAATTCCTCTGCAATTTGGATTGATGTATTGGGCATACTTCTACCTGTCATCTTAACATCCAACTATTGTCAAAGTATCTTTTTAACCAAGGAATTTGAATCAGAAACAATAACCCAAAAAGCAACACCGCATATACGGTCGTTTTTGAAGATGAACGCATCCGAGGCCAATCTAAAATTCTTTCAAAAAACGAATCAATTTGTCCATTTCCAAACCATGCTCTATTGTCCATGGTATATTCAGCAGCTAAATACCATGTCATTCCAACCAATCCAATACATAAGAAAATTAAAACGCCCTTTGGTATCAATGGCTTATAATCAGTAATATCATTTAGCACTGGTTCGGTAATTTGAGACATAATGTTATCAGTGAAATTGGATGAAGGAGATTCCAAAATTGCCTCATCCATGATTTTGTCAACAAACTCCATTAACTCCTTTTCTTCATTCTTATCCATAATTCTGAAGTATTTCTTGTTCCAAATTTTCCTTTAATATTTTAGCTAACTTTTTTCTTGCCCTAAATAACTGCACCTTTATTGTACTCGCAGGAGTATTTAAAGTTTTTTCCATTTCTATTAGGCTTTGCTCTTCAAAATAGAACAACGTGAGAAGGCCTGCATCCGTTCCTGGTAACAAATTCAAGCTTTTTTTGATTAATGCTCTTCTTTCTTCCTTTACTATTTTGTCCAAGGCGTTGTTCATGGTTGCAAGTGAAACATCTTTGACATGTTCTATATCTACAAATGTCTTATTCCTATTATTTTGTTTGATTCTATCCAAACAGGTGTTATAGGTAACCCTATAAACCCATGTGGAAAACTTGGAATCACCCTTAAAATGGGACAACGACTTAAAAACCTTGATAAAGGTATCCTGAGATACTTCTTCCGCCTCTTCCCTATTTCCCAACATTCTACTTGCCAACGTAAATACCAAGTTCTTATATGCATCAACCAACTCAGAAAATGCATGGGTATTACCCGCCTGTATTTCTTTGATTAGATCAGTTTCTTTATTGGTTGTCATCCCTCATTGGACGCCAAAACATATGTTGTGGTTACAGAATACTTATTTTTTATCGAAAAAATGTAACCTCAATTAAAAAAGGGTCGTCATAGACAATGAACGAATAAAATAATAATCATTTAAAACGAACAATCATGGGATCTGAATTAATCATCATACCAATACTATTTGGGGTTGTCTTTGGCATAGCTTACCTCTATTTTTCAACCAGAAACAAAGAACGTCTGGCATTAATTGAAAAAGGAGCGGACGCTTCAATCTTTGTTAAAGGAAGAAGAGCCGTCGCTGCTCCTTTTTGGAAAATCATTATTCTAAACATCTCCCTTCTTTTAATAGGTATTGGAACTGCAATTTTTCTAGCCTCTATTTTAGTATACAGTTTTGGAGTGCATGACGACGTTGCGTACCCAGGTACAATCTTTACTTTGGCCGGGGCAGGTCTCTTGGTAGGCTTCAACATGACCAAACGTTTGGAGAAAGAAGATTAAATTCAAACAAAATCATTTGATAAAACCACCTTTATTTATGGTGGTTTTTTTATCTTAACCCTATGCAAATTATTTCAACGAACATAGGTAAACCTACCCCGATAAACTGGAATGGGCAACAAACCACTACCGGGATTTTTAAATACCCTGTTAATACATCTCTTCTTCTTGAAGGTGAAAGTGTTGCCGGTGACACCATTAGCGATAGAAAAGTCCATGGTGGCATTTTTAAAGCTTGTTACCTGTTTTCCGCCGACCACTACTCCTATTGGAAGGAAAAATACCCAGAACTGGATTGGAATTGGGGAATGTTTGGTGAAAATCTAACTATTGAAGGCCTTGATGAATCTAAAATTCGAATAGGCAATGTCTATAAAATTGGAAATGCTTTGGTACAAGTTACCCAACCTAGGGAGCCTTGTTTTAAGCTAGGCATAAGGTTTGAAACACAAGAAATTCTTAAACAATTCATTGATCATGGGTTTCCTGGGACCTATGTTAGAGTTTTAGAGGTTGGAGAAGTCAAAACAGGTGATACACTGGAATTGGTAAAAGAATCCGAAAGTACCTTGACGGTTCAACAATTTTATACATTGTTATTTTCAAAAACGAAAGATATTGACCTCCTAAAATTGGCGGTTGTCAATGAAGCCTTACCTGCATCAAAAAGGGAGCGGCTAAAAAGATATCTATGAAAAAAGGCCCATAAATGGGCCTCCTTGCACTGAAATTAACTAAACAAACTTATTTTACCGTTATAGTTTCTGTGTAAGTACCCAACTTATCAACCACAACTAAGGTATATTCATCTTCAAAAGCTCTTTCAAAGTTAAAGGCCTTTTCTATAACCATCTCCCCGTCAATAGATTCATTGTATACAAGTCTATCTTGGCTATCATATACTTTAAGAACTACCTTTCCTTGTGTAAGGTTCAATAGATTTAAGAATAATTTTTCTCCTTTCTTTACAAAAACCGGGTCTAATTCAACTTCAATTAATTTCTTTTCTACTTCACTCTTCGCAATTCCTTTCTTACCAAAAGTGTTCTCTGATCCGTTTGCAAACCCTATTGAAGAACTTAATAGGAATGCTGCTACTGTAACATAATTTAAAACTGATTTCATAACGTTTCGTTTTTAAAGATTACAGGACAAAACTACTATGGGATATTACTTTAAAACACTAGCATTTTTTCCAATTTATATGGAATATTAACACTGGTCATATGTTAAATTAATATTAAGGGTAAAATAGAACATATTTTAGGTAATTTTGCATATTAAGTATGTTTAAACCCGTAATAACTTTACATAAGGAAACTGAAATGGCTATGATGATTCAAAAACCTACTTTTGAAGCGATTGCACCAAGTTT is a genomic window of Flagellimonas sp. CMM7 containing:
- a CDS encoding MauE/DoxX family redox-associated membrane protein — encoded protein: MENLWHLYVMAGMYIIAGIAHFIYPMAYLRIMPRYLPNHRLLVLLSGGIEIVLGIALCFEQTKNMSIYAIIAMLLVFLLVHFYMLSGEKESAGIPKWILILRIPLQFGLMYWAYFYLSS
- a CDS encoding RNA polymerase sigma factor codes for the protein MTTNKETDLIKEIQAGNTHAFSELVDAYKNLVFTLASRMLGNREEAEEVSQDTFIKVFKSLSHFKGDSKFSTWVYRVTYNTCLDRIKQNNRNKTFVDIEHVKDVSLATMNNALDKIVKEERRALIKKSLNLLPGTDAGLLTLFYFEEQSLIEMEKTLNTPASTIKVQLFRARKKLAKILKENLEQEILQNYG
- a CDS encoding DUF6249 domain-containing protein, with the protein product MGSELIIIPILFGVVFGIAYLYFSTRNKERLALIEKGADASIFVKGRRAVAAPFWKIIILNISLLLIGIGTAIFLASILVYSFGVHDDVAYPGTIFTLAGAGLLVGFNMTKRLEKED
- a CDS encoding MOSC domain-containing protein: MQIISTNIGKPTPINWNGQQTTTGIFKYPVNTSLLLEGESVAGDTISDRKVHGGIFKACYLFSADHYSYWKEKYPELDWNWGMFGENLTIEGLDESKIRIGNVYKIGNALVQVTQPREPCFKLGIRFETQEILKQFIDHGFPGTYVRVLEVGEVKTGDTLELVKESESTLTVQQFYTLLFSKTKDIDLLKLAVVNEALPASKRERLKRYL